A stretch of Exiguobacterium sp. BMC-KP DNA encodes these proteins:
- a CDS encoding GNAT family N-acetyltransferase, with translation MNLPDTLETPRHLLRRWQEDDAEALYAYAKEPNVGPKAGWAPHASLDESREVIGIFQASPGEYAVTDKETGEVIGSFGFHFNRRPDESITHDRQVEIGYVLAPDYWGEGRMPEIVEAMLDFIFRELPINIVWCGHFDFNDQSRRVVEKLGFTHVLDRPFVLERIDGRTVISRVYNWTRERYEVGQGIKNT, from the coding sequence ATGAATTTACCAGATACATTAGAAACACCACGACACTTATTGCGCCGTTGGCAAGAAGACGATGCAGAAGCACTGTATGCTTATGCAAAGGAACCGAACGTCGGACCGAAGGCAGGCTGGGCACCGCACGCCTCACTTGACGAGAGCCGAGAAGTGATCGGAATTTTTCAAGCGTCACCTGGCGAATATGCTGTGACGGATAAGGAAACCGGTGAAGTGATCGGGAGCTTCGGTTTTCACTTCAACCGTCGCCCGGATGAGTCGATCACGCATGACCGTCAAGTCGAGATCGGCTATGTCCTTGCGCCTGACTACTGGGGAGAAGGACGGATGCCGGAGATCGTCGAAGCGATGCTTGATTTTATCTTCCGGGAACTACCAATCAATATCGTTTGGTGCGGACACTTTGATTTCAACGACCAATCACGCCGTGTCGTTGAAAAACTTGGCTTTACGCATGTTCTTGACCGACCATTCGTCTTAGAACGGATTGACGGACGAACCGTGATCAGTCGCGTTTACAACTGGACACGCGAGCGGTATGAAGTAGGACAAGGAATAAAAAATACGTAA
- a CDS encoding helix-turn-helix transcriptional regulator has product MKSEGNIKNRLAVLRAEKGWSQKELAEKVGVSRQTIISLEGNRYSPSLILAFEIAYLFGQDINEVFQYDRKEEGK; this is encoded by the coding sequence ATCAAAAGTGAGGGGAACATCAAGAATCGACTAGCTGTCTTAAGAGCTGAAAAAGGATGGTCGCAAAAAGAATTAGCCGAGAAGGTCGGAGTCAGTAGACAAACCATCATTTCCTTAGAGGGAAATCGCTATAGTCCCTCATTGATTCTGGCATTTGAGATTGCTTATTTGTTTGGTCAAGACATCAATGAAGTATTTCAATATGACCGAAAGGAAGAGGGAAAATGA
- a CDS encoding NUDIX hydrolase, whose product MDCYTLCLIRHADSFLLVNRQKRLAMGMWNGVGGKIEPGETPEAAVIRETFEETGITLDSVIPKGIVRLHGEETSGMYLYLAELEDRPFPTPVMTVEGILDWKSLDWILDDDNMGIISNLRHYLPVALSTDQPLLHDFHYDGHTITVYSTNALMET is encoded by the coding sequence ATGGATTGTTATACGCTTTGTTTAATCCGTCACGCGGACAGTTTTTTACTCGTCAATCGCCAAAAACGACTAGCGATGGGCATGTGGAACGGCGTCGGCGGTAAGATTGAACCGGGTGAGACACCGGAAGCCGCCGTCATCCGCGAGACGTTCGAAGAAACAGGCATCACGTTAGATTCGGTGATACCAAAAGGCATCGTCCGCTTACACGGAGAAGAGACGTCTGGGATGTATCTCTATCTTGCTGAACTAGAAGACCGCCCGTTTCCGACACCAGTCATGACGGTCGAAGGCATCCTCGATTGGAAATCGCTCGACTGGATCTTAGACGACGATAACATGGGCATCATCAGCAATCTCCGGCATTACTTACCGGTTGCTCTTTCAACGGATCAACCGTTATTGCACGACTTCCATTACGATGGCCATACGATTACTGTCTATTCAACGAACGCGTTGATGGAGACGTAA
- a CDS encoding GntR family transcriptional regulator, with translation MKPTINDLSIARLPLSEEVYRRLQHHIITLRLAPGEKVNDQALAEAFGVSRTPVREALKRLEEEGLIFAKRGSRTIVTELDAEQAQQTYPIIATLHGLAARLAGPMLTNDDLTSLKAIHQQFTAAIDKQDTETALALDDAFHDVFVKRSQNDQLRETIRRLTPLIRRLEYAQFDRLGRQSIADHATILTACEERDVEQLVQATEHNWNGLGRLLVSTLKEEN, from the coding sequence ATGAAACCTACAATTAATGACTTATCCATTGCACGACTTCCTCTCAGTGAGGAAGTGTATCGGCGCCTGCAGCATCATATCATCACCTTACGCCTCGCCCCAGGAGAGAAGGTGAATGATCAAGCACTCGCGGAAGCGTTCGGCGTCAGTCGGACACCGGTCCGCGAAGCCTTGAAACGACTCGAAGAGGAGGGATTGATTTTTGCCAAACGGGGCTCACGGACAATCGTGACGGAACTCGATGCCGAACAGGCACAGCAAACCTATCCAATCATCGCGACCCTGCATGGATTGGCAGCGCGTCTTGCGGGACCAATGCTGACGAATGACGATTTAACAAGTCTGAAGGCGATTCATCAGCAGTTTACGGCGGCAATTGACAAGCAGGATACGGAAACGGCACTGGCACTTGACGATGCCTTTCACGATGTCTTCGTAAAACGCAGTCAAAACGATCAACTACGGGAGACAATCCGCCGGTTGACACCGTTGATCCGCCGGCTCGAATACGCCCAGTTCGATCGACTCGGACGTCAGTCGATTGCAGATCATGCCACGATTTTGACCGCGTGTGAAGAACGAGATGTCGAACAGCTCGTCCAAGCGACAGAGCATAACTGGAACGGGCTCGGTCGTCTACTCGTCTCAACATTAAAGGAGGAGAACTGA
- a CDS encoding DUF554 domain-containing protein, whose protein sequence is MVLTGTLVNTVLIIIGTLLGLMFHRIPERMKETVLQAIGLAVVVLGMQMGMKSTNFLIVIGSLVLGGAIGEWFRLDEKLDRMGAWLERKISRGRPSNIAEGFVTATLIFVIGAMGVLGALDGGLRQDHDVLYTKGLIDGFTALVLSSTLGIGVMFSAIPVFLYQGAIALSAVAITKFIPDAALQEFILEMTATGGVMIAAIGLNLAGITKIRVANLLPGIVIVAVIVTGLHLFS, encoded by the coding sequence ATGGTTTTAACAGGTACACTCGTCAATACCGTCCTGATCATCATCGGGACGTTGCTTGGATTGATGTTTCACCGGATTCCGGAACGTATGAAGGAGACTGTTCTGCAGGCGATTGGACTTGCTGTCGTCGTGCTCGGGATGCAGATGGGGATGAAAAGTACGAACTTTTTGATCGTCATCGGGAGTCTCGTCCTCGGTGGTGCGATCGGCGAGTGGTTCCGACTCGATGAGAAGCTCGACCGGATGGGGGCATGGCTCGAACGTAAGATCAGTCGCGGTCGTCCGTCGAACATCGCAGAAGGGTTCGTGACAGCGACGTTGATCTTCGTTATCGGTGCGATGGGTGTCCTCGGTGCGCTCGATGGTGGCTTACGTCAGGATCACGACGTCCTCTATACGAAAGGATTGATTGATGGTTTTACGGCACTCGTCCTTAGTTCAACGCTCGGGATCGGTGTCATGTTCTCAGCGATTCCCGTCTTTCTCTATCAAGGGGCGATTGCACTGAGTGCCGTTGCGATCACGAAATTCATTCCTGACGCTGCACTACAGGAATTCATCCTCGAGATGACAGCGACTGGTGGGGTGATGATTGCAGCAATCGGTCTCAACCTCGCTGGCATCACGAAGATTCGTGTTGCGAACTTGTTACCGGGAATCGTCATCGTCGCGGTCATCGTCACCGGTCTTCATTTGTTCTCATGA
- a CDS encoding DMT family transporter, which produces MRPILYGILAAMFFAVTFILNQSMQGAGGHWIYSASLRFFLMLPFFIVIVLMRRGIGRVLQALRADIGFWLLYGTIGFGLFYGSICLAADYAPGWLIAGTWQLTILAGPLLAPLFNQRIPWSALKYSVLIVLGVVVMQLSVAGSLSLQSLLFGALPVLVAAIAYPLGNRKMMERYGDQLDVFERILGMTLASLPFWIVLSVIAYIQVGLPSVSQVTQSGFVALFSGVIATSLFFYATSLVRTDPVRLAAIEATQSFEIVFTVLGEILFLHAALPTGLATIGIILVMLGMTLHSLNQAERTVVRSAKRKIN; this is translated from the coding sequence ATGCGACCGATTCTCTACGGCATACTCGCAGCGATGTTCTTCGCTGTTACGTTCATTCTCAATCAATCGATGCAAGGGGCAGGCGGTCACTGGATCTATAGTGCCTCACTTCGCTTTTTCCTGATGTTACCGTTCTTTATTGTCATCGTTTTGATGCGCCGCGGGATTGGGCGCGTCTTACAAGCGCTTCGAGCCGACATCGGCTTTTGGTTACTGTATGGAACGATCGGTTTCGGGTTGTTTTACGGTAGCATTTGTCTTGCTGCTGACTACGCACCAGGCTGGTTGATCGCCGGGACATGGCAGTTGACGATTCTAGCGGGACCACTGCTCGCGCCCTTATTTAACCAACGGATTCCGTGGTCGGCACTCAAGTATTCCGTCTTGATTGTCCTCGGTGTCGTCGTCATGCAACTATCGGTCGCGGGAAGTCTATCGCTTCAGTCACTTCTGTTCGGTGCCTTACCGGTTCTGGTCGCTGCGATTGCTTATCCGCTCGGGAACCGGAAGATGATGGAACGCTACGGGGATCAGCTCGATGTGTTTGAACGAATTCTTGGGATGACGCTCGCCAGTCTACCGTTTTGGATCGTTCTCTCCGTGATTGCTTACATACAGGTCGGCTTACCGAGTGTCAGTCAAGTCACCCAGTCCGGTTTCGTCGCGTTGTTCTCCGGGGTCATCGCAACCTCGCTCTTCTTCTACGCAACGTCGCTCGTCCGGACAGATCCAGTTCGATTAGCAGCGATTGAAGCGACCCAATCGTTTGAAATCGTCTTTACCGTTCTTGGGGAGATTCTTTTTCTCCACGCGGCACTGCCGACAGGACTTGCGACAATCGGTATCATCCTTGTCATGCTCGGGATGACGCTGCATAGTTTGAATCAGGCAGAGCGAACCGTCGTTCGTTCCGCTAAAAGAAAAATCAATTGA
- a CDS encoding PadR family transcriptional regulator translates to MSSTQMLKGILDGCLLALIAEEEIYGYELATKLKAYGFADISEGTIYPLLIRMQKLGWIEATSRVSPSGPKRKYYSITTSGVEELTAFKQRWHHLSTSVESILKEDE, encoded by the coding sequence ATGTCATCGACGCAAATGTTAAAAGGAATTCTCGACGGCTGCTTACTCGCACTGATTGCGGAAGAAGAGATTTATGGCTATGAACTGGCGACGAAACTTAAAGCATACGGTTTCGCTGACATCAGCGAAGGAACGATTTACCCTTTATTGATCCGGATGCAAAAACTCGGATGGATCGAAGCAACCTCACGCGTCTCTCCCTCAGGGCCAAAACGAAAGTACTATTCGATTACGACGAGCGGTGTTGAAGAACTCACCGCCTTCAAGCAAAGATGGCACCACCTTTCGACGAGTGTCGAAAGCATTTTAAAGGAGGACGAATGA